The Candidatus Moraniibacteriota bacterium genome contains a region encoding:
- a CDS encoding HU family DNA-binding protein: MAGKLERKVEIMANVNKDALVDAIATKLDLSKKDVEGVIDAFTEKVTEEIRKGNKVTLTGFGTFRVSNRAAREGINPQTKAKIQIPAMTVPKFTAGKALKEAVK; encoded by the coding sequence ATGGCGGGCAAGCTAGAGAGGAAGGTGGAAATTATGGCTAACGTAAACAAAGACGCGCTAGTAGACGCAATTGCAACAAAACTCGATCTTTCCAAGAAAGACGTAGAGGGAGTAATTGACGCGTTCACCGAAAAAGTTACCGAGGAAATTCGCAAAGGTAATAAAGTGACACTTACTGGATTTGGAACTTTCCGGGTCTCAAATCGTGCCGCTCGTGAGGGAATTAATCCTCAAACCAAGGCGAAAATTCAGATTCCGGCGATGACCGTCCCGAAATTTACTGCTGGAAAGGCCTTAAAAGAAGCTGTTAAATAG